CCCAGCCTCGGCCAATCAGCTGCGGTGAGCCTTCTGCTGGCACCGCCCCTTATGCAAATATGCTCGACaccccctcccttcccagcGGCCAATCAGcttctggaaagctgctgtatgcaAATGAGCGTGGGGACTGTGGGAACCAATCAGgaggcagcacaggctgcagggggagggggTTTTTATGCAAATGAGGCCGCCCACGAGCCAATCGCGTGAGGGCGGGCTGTGGTGCAGGGGCAGGCTGTATGCAAATGAGCCCCCGTCACATGGGATGGGTTATGCAAATGAGCTGGGCAGGTCGATGGGAGGTGACAGGGCGGGGCTTCTTTATGCAAATAACCGGGGGCAGGCAGCCAATCAGAAGCGGCGCCCGCGGGGGGAAGGATCAGGCCATGCAGATGACTCACGGCCCTCAGCCAATCAGAGCGCCCAGCGGTGCCGGCGCTGCtccgggtggggggggggggggggggggcagccaaTGGCATTTGCCACGTGGGGCCGTATGCAAATGAGGGGGGGGCATTGGggtgtccccaatgtccccaatgtcccctaTATCCCCCCAACCCTATATCCCCCTGCCCCTATATCCCCCTGCCCCTATACGCCCCCGACCCTATACCCCCCCAACCCTATATCCCCCCAACCCTATACCCCCCTGCCCCTATATCCCCCTGCCCCTATATCCCCTGACCCTATACCCCCCCGACCCTATACCCCCCGACCCTATACCCCCCTGCCCCTATATCCCCCTGCCCCTATATCCCCCGACCCTATATCCCCTGACCCTATACCCCCCCGACCCTATACCCCCCCGACCCTATACCCCCCCAACCCTATATCCCCCCGACCCTATACCCCCCTGCCCCTATATCCCCCTGCCCCTATATCCCCCGACCCTATATCCCCCGACCCTATATCCCCCGACCCTATATCCCCCGACCCTATACCCCCCCGACCCTATACCCCCCCGACCCTATACCCCCCCGACCCTATACCCCCCCGACCCTATATCCCCGCCCCGCAGGCGAAGGACAGTGACGATGAGGAGGAAGTCGTCCACGTCGACCGCGACCACTTCATGGATGAGTTCTTCGAGCAGGTCGGGGCCCCCGCGCCCCTTATAGAGACCCTATAGGGACCCTAGGGGCTCCCCCTCACCCTATAGCACCCCCCTGCACCCTATAGATTCCCCCACACCCTATAGGTTCCCCTCACCCTATAGGTTCCCCCATACCCTATGCCGCTCCAAACCCTATAGCCTGACCCCACTTCTGTAGGTACCCTATAGGGACTTCCAGATCCTATAGGGCCCCCCCACACCCTATAGGGCCCCACGCAGAACTTATAGCCCCCTCCCAGATCTTAAATGTCCCCCCTGATCCTATAGGTCCCCCCCAGGCCCTATACAGGACCTAGAACCATGCCAGGCCCTGTGTGACTCCTCCAAGCCCTATATAGACCCTATAGAGCCCCCTTGTCTGCTATAGGGGCAACCCACAGACTTCATAGGTCCCAGCCCTATATAGGGCACCCCAACAGCATATGTGCCCTATATGTGCCCTATACATCCCCATTCCTCTTCTCATGTCTCTGTTACGTCCCTGTAtgtccctgccacctccccatATGTTCCCGTACTTGTTCCCATCGCCCCTATATGTGTCCCTATACATCCCCATCCATGTCCCCACATCCTTCTGCACCCCTATACGTCCCCGTCTCCCTCATACCTGTCCCTATATGTCCCCATCCATGTCTCCACATTCTCCCGTGTCACCAAACTTGTCCCTATTTCCCCTATACGTGTCCCCATATGTCCCCATacatgtccccatgtcctccCGTGTCCCCATACTTGTCCCCATTTCCCCTATATGTCCCCATCTCCCCTATACATGTCCTATATGTCCCCATCCATGTCCCCACATCCTCCCATGTCCCCATACTTGTCCCCATTTCCCCTATATGTCCCCATCTCCCCTATACATGTCCTATATGTCCCCATCCATGTCCCCACATcctcccatgtccccatatGTGTCCCCATCTCCCCTATAACTGTTCCTATATGTCCCCATCCATGTACTCATGCCCTCCCATGTCCCCATACGTCCCCATCCATCTCCCCACATCCTCCTGTGTCCCCATACATCCCCATCTCCCCTATATGTGTCCCCATATATTCCCATCATGTCCCCACATCTGTCCCcatctcctccctctccccatctcctccctgtccccatacGTCCCTATACCCGTGTTCCCCCATGTCCCCTATATCCCCCCATGTCCCCTATATCCCCCCATGTCCCCTACATCCCCCCCGTGCCCTATAGGTGGAGGAGATCCGGGGCTGCATCGAGAAGCTGTCGGAGGACGTGGAGCAGGTGAAGAAGCAGCACAGCGCCATCCTGGCCGCCCCCAACCCTGACGAGAGTGAgcggggacattggggacattggggacatcGAGGACATTGGGGTCgttggggacatcggggacatCGAGGGTGTTGGGGACATCAGGGAcgttggggacattggggacatcGGGCAcgttggggacattggggacgttggggacatcggggacatTTGGGTCATCGGGCACgctggggacattggggacactggggacatCGGGGACGTTGGGATATtgggggcactggggacattggggacgTCGGGGACGTTGGGGACGTTGGGGGACACTGCGGTCACCATGGGGTTGGGGTCACCATGGGTTGGGGTCACCAGGGGGTTGGGGTCACCTTGGGATGGGGTCATCATGGGCTGGGGACACCATGGGGTTGGGGACACCATGGGGTTGGGGTCACTATGGGGTTGGGGGTCACCTTGGGGTTGGGGTCATCATGGGTTGGGGTCACCATGGGGGTTGGGGTCACCTTGGGATGGGGTCATCATGGGTTGGGGTCACCATGGGGTTGGGGACACCATGGGGTTGGGGTCACTATGGGGTTGGGGGTCACCTTGGGGTTGGGGTCACCATGGGGGTTGGGGTCACCTTGGGATGGGGTCATCATGGGTTGGGGTCACCATGGGGGTTGGGGTCACCTTGGGATGGGGTCACCGGGATCGGGGTGACACGGGGGTGGTGGCACCGTGGAGGTGACGCGTCCCTGCCCCTCCCAGAGacaaagcaggagctggaggaccTCACGGCCGACATCAAGAAGACGGCCAACAAAGTGCGCTCCAAGTTGAAAGGTGACCTGGCGGCGGCCATCTTGGGGTGGTCTTCTTGGGGTGATCTCCGTGATGGTGGTGGTCTTGGGGATGTCCTTCATGATGGTGGTCTTCTTGGAGATGTTCTTCATGATGGTCTTGGCCTTCTTGGGGTGGCCATCTTGGGGTGATCGGCACGATGGCGGTGGTCTTCTTGGGGTGATCTCCAAGATGGCAGTGGTCTTCTTGGGGTGATCAGCATGAGGGCGGTGGTCTTGGGGATGTCCTTCCTGATGGTCTTGGCCTTCTTGGGGTGGCCATTTTGGGGTGATCTCCATGATGGTGGTGGCCTTCTCGAGGTGTTGAGGTGGCCATCTTGGGGGTGTCTTGCCTGATGGGGGGCGGCCATCTTGTCCAGGAACGCCATCTTGTCTGCAACCCCGCCTGCCTCTTGGTGTGGTggctgggtgggaagggggaaggggggcggcaaacacccccccccccagggtgAGGACAGCGGTGGGGGAAGAGGTCACAACTGCCCCCTCCTGCAGCCATCGAGCAGAGCATCGAGCAGGAGGAAGGCCTGAACCGCTCCTCGGCCGACCTACGCATCCGGAAAACGCAGGTATCCTTCCTCCCCCACcacccctctccttcctcctcctccttcttccccctcctcctcctcctcctcctcggtgGAAGTCCCTCACCCCACACCATGCCCCTCCCCACGTCCCCAGCACTCGACGCTGTCCCGCAAGTTCGTGGAGGTGATGACGGAGTACAACGCCACCCAGTCCAAGTACCGCGACCGGTGCAAGGACAGGATCCAGAGGCAGCTGGAGATCAGTAGGTCACAGGagaactggggggggggggggggatgtgtTGGGGTTTGGGGGAGCAGGACCCCAACATCTCCTCCATCTCCCCGCAGCCGGCCGGACCACCACCAATGAGGAGCTGGAGGACATGCTGGAGAGCGGGAAGTTGGCCATCTTCACCGATGACGTATGTAGAGACCCGTTGGGTCATCCAGAACCCGTTGGGTCATCCAGAACCCGTTGGGTCACCTAGAAACCAATGAGATGCCCCTAAAAATCCAGTGGGTCACCCAGAACCCAACTAGATTGCTCCAAACCCCATGAAATCACCCAGAACCCAGTGAGATATCCCAAAATCCATTGGGTCACCTAGAACCCGATGAAATGCCCCAAATCTTTGTGTGACCAAGGAACTAGGAGGTCACCTCTGACTTGTTGAGGTCTCTGGAGCCTGAGGAGCTCCATCCTGTGCTCTCACCCCgtctctcttctctcctgccAGATCAAAATGGACTCGCAGATGACCAAACAAGCCCTGAACGAGATCGAGACGCGACACAACGAGATCATCAAGCTGGAAACGAGCATCCGGGAGCTGCACGACATGTTCGTGGACATGGCGATGCTGGTGGAGAGCCAGGTAcaggggagggggcagaggcG
Above is a window of Cygnus atratus isolate AKBS03 ecotype Queensland, Australia unplaced genomic scaffold, CAtr_DNAZoo_HiC_assembly HiC_scaffold_163, whole genome shotgun sequence DNA encoding:
- the LOC118261622 gene encoding syntaxin-1B; its protein translation is MDEFFEQVEEIRGCIEKLSEDVEQVKKQHSAILAAPNPDEKTKQELEDLTADIKKTANKVRSKLKAIEQSIEQEEGLNRSSADLRIRKTQHSTLSRKFVEVMTEYNATQSKYRDRCKDRIQRQLEITGRTTTNEELEDMLESGKLAIFTDDIKMDSQMTKQALNEIETRHNEIIKLETSIRELHDMFVDMAMLVESQTTWNGLCRTPKKP